The Panicum virgatum strain AP13 chromosome 6K, P.virgatum_v5, whole genome shotgun sequence nucleotide sequence AGTCGTGAATGAGCTCACCATCCTCATGCACTTCTTATtgagataactccaaatctcgtGGGCGGTTTTCATATCCATGATCTCACCAAGTATacaattatgcaaagatctaaacaaaatattagtagcttggatgtctagatctaggcatttctctagtgttggagttagatttccttcatctaacacatgagaaaaacctacatccaccatccaccacatttgagggcaaataaatttaaaattgcatatcatccaagTTTTCTATCGTGtaaagtgtgtgccatcaaaaatgtgtggacactcaacatctaacccataagtcgccatcctctcggatcggtaaggaccacaaatgagagacctcggctctgataccacttgtagggtcgagatggcagactagaggggggtgaatagtcctttctaaaactaattgcgccggctaaccgaaacttatgcggaattgaaactattcgcttagccaagacttcacccctctaactatgactctaaggcacctccaaaaaggtcctacacaaagcaaatggagtgccaagctagtaagagctctcctaacaattctaatgccaagtcatacaagcctaagcactagtacttcacaaaccgggggagctcctacacaattctaatgagtaaaagcacaaagccaaacctaagctcactagatgctcaaggacaaggatacacaatccaaatccaagagctcaacttgcttagctacacaatctaagcaagagcaactaattaagctacatatgctaactagttacactaggatctctacttctagctacacaagcaagaagatgattagcaagctacacaagctaactaatcactagagagcaactacacaagcacaagatatagatgaatgtaaacaCAAGACTTGTGATTtagagaatgcaaaccaccgagaagagcagacaagattgacacggtgatttttataccgaggttcacttggttgccaccaagctaatccccgttgagacaagctccaaggttgccgccgatcctcttgctagtggtgactctcaagtcacactctcccacgtggagtgctcacaccgagctctatcacatgatccggccgaaccacttgttgctcttcacgtctcgctcaactagagttgctcttcgcggctcccgcggggtgagcacaatacccctcacaatctcttctccggagcaccgcacaatcttcttgcgggcttcaacggagtctcttgccaccaagccgtctagtaggtggcaacctccaagagtaacaagcacaccggcttgcaacacgatcacctagtgccactcgatgcaatctctcaaagcaatcgcactagaatcactctctcactcgatcggatgattactatcaaattagagtgagtagagggctctcaagcactctcacacatggacaccaagtccccaaggtgctcagccctttcaaatggccggccacaccgtctatttatagagggaggccccaaactagccgttacactcaaatcccgtgaaaacagagttttcgcggactgtccgccacacaaaaaccggactgtctgccattcaaaaccaatggcgagaactgcaatgattatgtgtcagagtcgaccgttagagccccgggcggaccgtccgcggttcaaaactttgaaccaaccgatttgcaaacgtctctgactaaatctataagtgaccggcggactgtccgctccccaggggcggactgtccgccgttcaaaatgtcagcacacacagaaaccgcagtgtttctgtcccagaaatttcagtaggaggcggaccgtccgcccccaaggaccggttcgtccgcagttcattttggacacccaagacagaactaccaagtttctgcgcccgtttcagcttttaaaggcggaccgtccgcccccatggaccggacggtccgcagttcattttggaccaccaacagagccaaaaacggttctgttcgagctcatccgagataacggcggaccgtccgccccccttgagcggaccgtccgcaggtatatttccagcagaaatgtacctcggtaaaacggccataactcttagctccgatgtccaaattaggtgatcttggactctatggaaagctaattcagagggctacacaacccaactgaatatttgatccaaaacacaatggatcaaatcagtattccactccaagagaccacctaatttccggagaaaaccgaaaaacctttcttgcttcccaaatttgatcaacatcaactctaactctttctcctttgcaaatgtgccaacaccaccacgtgaacaataccatgtgcatgtgtgttagcatttcactaATGTTTTCAATGGATTTTCACTttatctcaccacgccactcgatcctagcaacatcgcaatgttagatcgctcaagtggcactagatgaccgatatgcaaacaagtttgcccctcttgatagtacggccatctatcctaaatccggtcatgcacttctctacacaacctttgaccggtgaaataaaatgccctacaagtcatacctttgccttgcgcattccatttcatcttcccaaatgttgatgccacacaagcaccaaactccatcaagccttttgatcatcatcatgagtcaatacttggcttgatctttcttaaatgatatgatccactccatatacTCACATGACCtttttggtccatcgatcttgaccttgctcgctcttcaccgttgcctcggtccatcggcgccaaatcttgcccaagcttcaccgcctcgcagTCCcttgcttcaaagccttgacttgcccttctccattgcaaccggtccatcaagccaagccttatcttgatcttctccactttggtcacataactccatgtcatgtctcatatgcaatgagctcctcgatcacactatatgagcatagcatcaacacttagccatttctcctccatggcacatgttgctcatactagtgtctttgtgtggactaatctcctgtgtatctcaacataaacacttattagtccacataagttgtcactcaattaccaaaaccaaacaagggcctttcaaacgtccctccggcggcggcgatggtccTCCTCCCTGGCTCCTTCttccctccttctccttctccttctccaggCGCTCGACTGGttccccttctccttctcctctgtTTCTAATGGTGGCGGCGGTCAAGGGGAatggggctagggtttgaagcggaggccgaggcgggtTTTATAGGAGACGTGGCTAGGGTTCGTGCCGTGGCTCAAGGGAATGACGGTGATCCTCGGCGTTCACGCCGAGGATGCGTGGCTTGCATCCGCAGCACACGCGCGCGTGCGCTAGCGTTTGGCGCAGGAGGTCAAAAGCGAGGCGGGTaaaggtggcgcggcggcgtccgcagCTTGTCGCGGAGCGGAGTTGGCGCGGTGACGTGAGCGCGGGCAGGCGGCATCGACGTGCGGGGCGGAAAGCAGAGTAGGCGGCGTCACCGATTTGGGGGACAAAAGGGGAATAGTTTCCCCTGGCAGGCGGGCTCGGGACAGCAGGGAGGCAGGAAAGGCATCGTGGCTGGCTTGCGTGACCGTGTGGGCGTGGTCCGACTGACAGGTGGTGACCACCTGTCAGTGACGGTGGAGAAAGGAAGGCACGACAGCGGCTGGTGGGCTGGCTCGTCCGTGCAAGTGTTGGCAGGCCGAGGTGGGGGTGGCGAGCTGGGCCAGCGAGGCGGCGGTTGGGCCGTTGCGGCCGCGGGGAGTGGGCCAGGGTAGCTAGGCTAGCCTGTGTGGGTTTGGTTCTTGGGCTGGACCGGACCAGGGTTAGGGTAGAGCTCGGGCTTGGTTTGGGTTGCGGTTAGGATTTAATTTGAGTGGCTCAACTCAAATTAAATCCCACACAAGTGTTAGCAgctgaaattaaattgaggggaACACCTCAATTTAATTTTCACATAATTTCACACAATAAAATAAATCCAATTCGAATTCATAGAGCTAAATAAAATCCAATTAACTCCAAGTATCTCCACACTAGCAATTAATATCCTTaattatatttgaaatttttaaaTACTAGGAATTTTGGAAGGGCAGAATTCCTACTTATGTGGAAGATTATCGCACTgtcacaaatttttttgaaattcataTTTTTCGACTATCTAACATTCTGGGAAAATTCAGGATGTTACATccgtgggagcgaatattctgaGATTTAATAGtgttgtgcattcagtggtaggcgacgttcccgtcaacagcgaggcgcctgtggtgacttcgaagatgctcatagggtaGAGTTTGGGTATGTGTGTTTATatgggtgtgagtgtgcgtgcgttgtgagtgtctgcgtggtactgtgtaatctcaatAAAAAAACACAAGATAAATTCTCTTACCAAAGATTCAATTTATATCATCGTTGACTACTCAAGTCATTTATATCATTGGCTACTCAAGTCATTGTTGTTTGGATTTCAAGGATATCTCGCGGATAAACAAAACTGAGCTCTCCATGAGCATGTTCTTATAATAATATACTTGTGGTGTTTACCAAAGATTCAATTTATATCATCGTTGACTAGAGTACATGCATGAATGCCGATCCTTGATTTCGCAGCGCATGTGCATTATTCAGTAACGTAAAGTTAAAGCAAATTAAACATATCTATGGCAGCGTGCCACTTGCCACCGACAAAGAGAATCCTCCTCGCTctattccaaaatgtaggtcgttttgatttttctagattcatagcgTTTGCTATGCAAATATAACACATGTGTAAGTACataataaaatatataaattttaaaaagtcaaaacgacctacattttggaacggatggagtaataaacaaagaagaaagagtGACCGTTAGATGAGAAGCAACAGCTTGTATATGTGACAACTCGTCAGTTGCAATATATGCCTTTTGTTAACCATAACGAGctccatcttttcttttctttttttgcaatATATAATCCCAGAGGAAAAACTGGGACAGCAACACAGCAGAAGCAACATTATGCATATATGAGACATTTCTCCACATCACCAAAACTTTGCATATCAGCTGATGTTTCTTCGCCCGGGCAGGCAACACTACTGCTTGGAAAGGAATTCTTGGATCCAAATCCTTAGGATTTACCGGCATAAACTTGAACCAAATCCTAAACATTCCTACAATGATCCTTCTCTTCTAAGCAAGTCCCtaagatttttctttttccatttttttttgagggcagCAGGTCACTAAGATTGAGCACATGTGTATTAGAGCCTCTTCCTCGCTATTTTCCCCCCTTCACTCAGCATCAGCTTCAGCAGCAGATATCTTTGAGTCCAATTGAGCCATGAACTGCTGGCTCACATGCTTGGCCACTGATATCATATCGAAGATGACGCTTGGATCCAGGCCTACACCACCCCTCTTGGTTAGCCCGCATACTCGACCACTCCTATTGACTGATACCGACACTGCAGAACTCATCTGGGATTCTTCCTCTGAGGTAGCATCAACAATGTAGTGCCGACCCACCTGCCATAAGAAACGAAGGGCAGATATTCATATGTAAAACATAGGTACTGCAGGAAATAACATTGCTTGGGGTTGGCTTACTGGTTGGTGACAATTGTTGGTGGGGCTCAATGTTCTGTGTAGTAATTCGTTTGAGTTATCCATGTTTGATATGAGAGCTGATCATAGAATTGAAGCTACTCGACGGTTCAAATCATACCCGGCAGCTCAACACCTGAATGCACATGCAATTTTCAAACTCATCCTTCCTATGCAGTTACTTTACTGCATAGTTAGACcacttataaaaaaaatcaacatgATCCTCTTGCAATAATGAATAAAGCATATGTCTACTCAATACCAAATAATAAAGAGTTACACAAATTACCTTGGTTAATGTAACGATAACAGGCACACTGGAGGTGTCGAACTGTAGAAATTCCTCATTGCTTACATCAACCTCAGGTTCCTCATCAGATGCAGCACTAAGAGAAACATTATCTTTTGGTATACCTGTATCACTCAAAGCAACCTGTAGGTGCACATAACATTAGCATCTATAAATGCATCAATTTTATTGTCTTTATTGTGTCACAAACTGTCAACTAATGCAGTGGCTATCAGGCAGTACAACAAAGCATAACAAGTAATGTAAGAATATCACAAACTGCTATGCACAGAAACAACTGAAATTTGGTCACCAGGTGCCACAATCACATTGATTCATCCAAGTTTTGCAAATTAACTACAATTTATGTTTGGATTCTTGTTGCAATTGTGCTTCATGTtttacatccagaaaaaaataCTTTATTTCAAATAGTATCATCTGAGAATATGCTAAGGAATGTCATATCACTTGACTGGACTCTAATACATAAAAGTGGCTTTGTTCCAGAACAATTCTACCTGTAATTTTTTGGTAGTAGTAATGCTTAGTAGTTGTTAAGCTAGATAAAACAAAGGAATCTTCTCACCAAAAGGAAGTATTGTTCAGCTAGATAAAACAAACCAAGGGTATTGTTAAGCTAGCATAGATTAAAAAAGGAATCTTCTCACCAAAAGGATGTACAACAGAAAAGGAGATAGAGAAAGTAGTTGCATCTAAGGAAAGAAAAATACGCCTGTCAACTCTCCTGAAAAATCTAATTTCCACCCTTAACAACAACCAGCATTAGGGCTCCTAATTTCCAGAGCCAGAAAAGATCAAAGAACCTACATAAGAATCTAGagatcacaaaaaaaatgtgAGTTAATAACCTAGATACTGTATATTTTATTACGCAGTTGCCTAAGCTTAGTGATGAATTGATCCATGTCAGCAACAAATAAACCTGCAATCTAGTCAGGAGATTATTTATCAGAGTTGAGGCAGAAAGTTGTACTTTTTGATAGCTGAGGGGGTAAGATGGAGTTATACCCAAATCAAAAcagaaatacaaaaaaaaaacagaaatacaAGAAACTGACATGGTGCATGCAGGATACAGGCTGATATCCTGTTCAAAAGTTGTCCTTCACATTGTGCACATTTGACCTGATTCACTGGTCAATAAGCCTATCAGTAATCTTATTTGACTAGCAGGTGTTCATGATTTCCTACTTCTATCCAGAACTAAATCAACAGATGATAATTGAAAAATTGCTATAGCTTGGTCCAACGGCAATTTAACATCAGCTTGTGTAAATCATCTTTCCTTCACTTCAGACTGTATTAAGTTTGTCAATTGTGTATGAAATTATTCGAAGCTATGAATAACATTTCTTTTATCATGTTAGGAGTAACTAATGTGTAATATGGAAGGACCTTTATTTAATGATACAAAGAGAGTCCAAAGAATATTATGACATTAGTCCCTTTATTAAACATTCTATTCCATGTCTGACGCTACAACAATTGTCTATGAGAAAACTGATAATACTTTTCGATCAATACATTAGCTGGGCACCACTGGAACAGTTGCGAAAAAGATGACAATGAAAATTGCAAGAAACAACCAATACAAATCAACACTCACCTTTATTGCAGCAGCTAACGCATCTAGTAGGTTACCATCAGAACTGACCACAAGTCCATCAATGTACAGATCCCAGCATACCTTTCCCTCAACAACAATTAGGGATGACAGATCAATTGCAGCACCTGAAATATGATTCGATGCATTGTAGTCAGTTAAATGGCAACAAAATATTGTTGGTATGAGtttgaattgaaaagaaactgTATAAAAGCAAACAGGCGGCCAACAAAATAAGAATAAATCTCTCGTCAAAAAGTTTCTTGAATACAATAAACAATACGATCAAGGAAACAGAACATCAATTGGTTAACATACTAATCACTAAATAAAACCTCCCCAATAACCTGGAAATTCTAAGAACAATCACAGCTATGGTAGGTCAGTAACTACCAGCACCCGCAAATCACTCTTATATGAAATGTAGGGTGCCTGGCAGAAGTAATGGCATGTGTTGTGATTTTGTGTTTGTATGCATCCTCCACAACACCTATTATAACATTAAGTACTACACCTGGAATTAAGTAGGCATGAAACTGGCAAGTGATTGTGAATTTAGGATGACGAGTGATACTGTTCTAGATCGCTTATCCAATTAAATTTTCTTAAAACTGGCACCATACATCCAAATTACTAAGTATaatgtgttggtgtatatgtgagcccatgtatagaggcccatgtatatgaTCTATTTATCCCACCCATCTAAGGTTTGGAGTAATACATGtgattattctctccatcatggtatcagtagtctagggttagggttcctctcctctctcccctcccagccgccgccgccggcagccatggccagccgccggccgccgacgcccctcccctcctccttccctcccctcccctcaccttCCTCTGCTGCCGGCGCTGCTCCTgcgccgcgcgcctcctcctctgctgccggCGCTGCTCCTGCGCCGCACGCCTCCTCTACctgggccgccgtcgccgccgctgcagcagtTGGCGCgggttcctcttcctcctctgctccggctGCAGCCCGTgcgccctctccttcctctgctccggccgccttccctgctggcgccgccgcctggcctccTCTGGCCTGGCGCGCCCCGGCCATCGCGCTGGCTGCCATCGCGCCTGCGCCGGATGCCGGAGCGGGTCCTGCCGCCGCGGAGACCGCGCCCGTCCTGGAGCCACCCGTCCtggagccgcctgtgccgccgccCGTCGTGGAGCCGCCCGTGCAGGCCGCCAACGCCGCCGCAGGCGCCGATCCGGCGGTCCTGCAGGCCGCAGCGCAACTGCTACAGGCCGCGGGCGCTGCTCCAGGGGGTGCGGCCGCCGATCCCGTCGTCGCGGGGAAGTAGCCTGTTGCCGACGCCGCGCCCGATCCCGCGTGGACCGGGATCCGGATGTCGCCCGCGGATGCGCTGCTCTCCGCAGGCAGCAGGCCGActccgctctcgccgcggccctcctcgccgccaagtcggaggcttcggcggcccaggagcgggtccgcgtggctgccctcgcctgagagcgcgagcgccgccgcggccgaagcctccgctctccgggtcgccgaggcggagcattTCCTCCGCGTTTCCTCCGGCCGGCCCGTCGTCCCCGAGCCCGACACctcttcctcccaccaggccccgcccgctggatctggagcccggtacgacccgaccaaccccatggtcgcccagctccacctccaggccaccggcgtccagaacatcagggccctggtcaccgtcctcctcgacccgacgtcctcctcctacggacgctggTGGAACCAGGTCCTGCTCGCCCTCCGCcactacgccctcgacgaccacgtcctcctcgacaagcCGATCGAGGCTCAGGacgtggcgtggctgcgcctcgacagcgtcgccatgtcctggatcttcgggaccatctctctagatcttcaggacctcgtcaggacccacgacggcaccgcgcggcaggcctgggtggcgctcgaggggcagttcctcggcaacgccgagtaccgcgccctccagctcgacgccaccttccgcaccttcgtgcagggggacctctccgttggtgagtactgccggcggatgaagggcatggctaatgctcttcacgacctcggggatccggtgtccgatcgggtcttggtgctcagtGTCCTGCGGGacctgagcagcacctatgaccacctgaaaagctggatcgcccgccagaggcccttcccctccttcctgcaggtccgggatgACCTTGCCctcgagatcaccaggggtctcgcgcccgtatcgccctcgtccacctccaccggcttccttcgccgcccctgccacctctctccttggtgctgcccccgccgggcagaccggaggtggggggcgggggcgtggacgtcgtcggcgggggggacgtggtggtggtggtagcactggtggccctgcttctgggggtaccggtaccggtgggggccgtcgggccgcgccgactcctccggctccggctccgactcccgcttctgcccctgcccctggaggtacgccctggccatccttcagcaacccatggtcagggcgcatctcgatgtggctgttccagggtccgggaggggggcttcctcctcagctccagccagcGGCCATTGTCGGCGTtccgacccgtggggcctgaatcccaactagtaaatgctgcgtgtttcctcgtcccagatgatgatgcaagaggcaatcacagtaacgcacggttttatcctggttccggccgcggggccgtacgtccagcaaagggggtgtgcgagggcactgtattatcttgcacccgaagtgctcgtagtaggggatacaagcgaggcgagagagggagagaagctcccaagtctctgctagaggtggagttggttgagatgagtgctcagtcgtGCTGAGAGTCCTCTGAGGGGGAGTTCAGAGAACTTACTTCCAACCTTTGATTGGAGAGAGTCGATCAGCCTGcccaaaaggaagcccaccctctccttttatagttgtaaggaggggcggcgtacatgagtgtaggggcgcggaagtcgtcgttttcccctgaatcgcgggtacagtggtcgaacactgtaggaagtgtactgtgggaaggcgacgCACGTCGCCGTCATCCTGGGCTCCGTC carries:
- the LOC120711933 gene encoding exosome complex component RRP42-like, which produces MVGLSEGEKHFIRGGIAQDIRTDGHRRLQFRALSVETGVIPQANGSARVRLGATEIIASVKAELGKPNILHPDKGKVSIFVDCSPTAEPTFEGRRSEELSTELSVALQRCLLGGKSGAGAAIDLSSLIVVEGKVCWDLYIDGLVVSSDGNLLDALAAAIKVALSDTGIPKDNVSLSAASDEEPEVDVSNEEFLQFDTSSVPVIVTLTKVGRHYIVDATSEEESQMSSAVSVSVNRSGRVCGLTKRGGVGLDPSVIFDMISVAKHVSQQFMAQLDSKISAAEADAE